A segment of the Prochlorococcus marinus str. MIT 9215 genome:
ATCAACAAGAATGGAAATCGGTTTTGCAACTCCAATTGCATAACTTAATTGTACTTCTGCCTTTTTTGCTAATTTTGCCTTAACTATACTTTTAGCTACATATCGTGCTGCATAAGCAGCTGATCTATCTACTTTTGTTGGATCTTTACCAGAAAATGCCCCTCCTCCATGTCTTGCGTAACCCCCATAAGTATCTACAATAATTTTTCTTCCAGTAAGTCCGGCATCTCCTTGAGGCCCCCCTACGACAAATTTGCCAGTGGGATTCACTAGAAATCTTGTTTTGATAATGTTTGGTTTGATTTCTAAATCTTCAGTAGCAGGAATTACAACATGCTTCCATAAATCTTCTTTTATTCTTTGACGAATTTCTTCTTCATTTGTTAACCCATCTATCTCAGGATTATGTTGAGTTGAAATTAAGATTGTATTAATAGAGACTGGTAAACCTTTTTCGTAATCAATGCTTACTTGAGTTTTACCATCAGGGAGTAGATAATTAAGTAGGTTTTCATGCCTTACCTTAGCAAGTTGAATGGCTAATCTATGAGCCAAGCTAATCGGTAAGGGCATTAATTCAGGCGTCTCATCGCACGCATAGCCAAACATTATGCCTTGGTCGCCAGCTCCGGTATTATCTTCCAAATCATCGTTAACATCATCTGCTTCGTTTACACCTTGAGAAATATCTGGTGATTGTTCGTCAAGTGCTACTAAAACCGCACAACTATTTGCGTCAAAACCTCCTGCCTTATAACCTTCATATCCAATTTCTTTAATTACATTTCTAACAAGTTTTATATAATCGACTTTTGCTTTTGAAGTTATTTCTCCAGTAAGTAAACAAAGACCAGTATTAACAACAGTTTCGCATGCAACTCTGCTTTCTGGATCTTCAGTTAATAAAGCATCTAAAACAGCGTCACTAATTTGATCACATATTTTGTCTGGATGACCTTCAGTTACGGATTCTGAAGTGAAAATGAAATCACTCATTAACAAATAATTTTGGAATTAGGCAATATACTAAATTAAAATATCGTTACAAATCAATTATTGTAAATTAAAAAATACTTGCGATTGAATAATAAGACCTAAATTCTGATTTTTTTGCACAAAAAAAAAAGTAAATTTAAACTGTTTCAGCTGTAGCTGTTGGCATATCTTCGTTTTCGTCAGTTTGTTCAAATAACATTTGTTTATATTTCGCAGCCATTTCTTCAGCTTTACTAAAAACTTTTTGAGGGTCAGTTAGCATATCGCCTGGTTCAGGTTCAAGTGCTTTAGTAGATAATGAAATTCGGCCTCTTTCTGAATCAAGGTCAATTATCATAACTTTCATTTGGTCATTTACATTTAAAACATTATGAGGAGTTTCAATATGTTCATGGCTAATCTCAGAAATGTGCAATAGACCACTAACACCGCCAATATCAATAAAGGCTCCATAAGGTTTAATACCTTTTACAGAACCAACAACAACTTCCCCTACCTCAAGTCGGTTCATTTTTTTCTCAACTAAAGCTCTTCTATGACTTAGTACTAATCTATTTCTTTCTTCATCAACTTCAAGAAATTTTAAAGGTAAATACTCACCTTCTAAGTCATCTTTAATTTTTCGAGCACTTATATGAGAGCCTGGGATAAAACCTCTTAAGCCCTCTACCCTAACAAGAGCTCCGCCTCTGTTTGTTGCAAAAACTTCGGAGTATATAGTTGCATCTTCTTTTTGGAGTTGTCTAACCCTTTCCCATGCTCTTTGATATTCAATTCTTCTAATGGAGAGAGCTAATTGGCCATCTTCATTCTCTTCACTCATTATAAAAAATTCTCTACTTTCTGAAGGTTGTAAGACATCATTAAGTCCTTCAACTCTATTTATTGAAACCTCTTGAACAGGCATAAAAGCAGCTGTTTTTGCTCCTATATCTATCATTGCCCCTTTGGGCTCTAGAGCAAAAACGGTACCTTTAACTAGATCGCCAGGCTTAAAGTTATAGTCATATTTACCCAAAAGTGATGCAAATTCTTCTTGAGTGAATCCTGCGTTATCAAAATCCGTATTTGTTCTGCTAGAGGAAGAATCTGCTGAAGGGATATCGCTATTCTCGAATGATAAATCTTCCTCATTTTTGGATGCTGAATCATTATCTAAATCAGACGAATTTTTAATTTCTTGATCTTCAGAAAGTTCTTTAATGGTTTGGGAAGAATTTTCGTTCATTTGTTATATCGCAGACTACCTAAGGTAGTTAGAAAGGAATGCTACTAGCCTGCAAACCAATAGCACAGAATGTTTGTGATATGTATTCTACACTTTAAGATGCTGAATTTTATGAAATTGATGCCAATTGGTTTTTTGAACTTCCTTTTAAAGATTCAAGAGTAGAAATAAAATCTTTTACCCCATTAAATTTTCTGTAAACCGAGGCGTATC
Coding sequences within it:
- the metK gene encoding methionine adenosyltransferase; this translates as MSDFIFTSESVTEGHPDKICDQISDAVLDALLTEDPESRVACETVVNTGLCLLTGEITSKAKVDYIKLVRNVIKEIGYEGYKAGGFDANSCAVLVALDEQSPDISQGVNEADDVNDDLEDNTGAGDQGIMFGYACDETPELMPLPISLAHRLAIQLAKVRHENLLNYLLPDGKTQVSIDYEKGLPVSINTILISTQHNPEIDGLTNEEEIRQRIKEDLWKHVVIPATEDLEIKPNIIKTRFLVNPTGKFVVGGPQGDAGLTGRKIIVDTYGGYARHGGGAFSGKDPTKVDRSAAYAARYVAKSIVKAKLAKKAEVQLSYAIGVAKPISILVDTFDTGVISQANLTELIKKYFDLRPAAIIKEFDLRNLPQKMGGKFFRKTASYGHFGRRDLDLPWEKVEEKAAQLAEASKVFL
- a CDS encoding 30S ribosomal protein S1, with amino-acid sequence MNENSSQTIKELSEDQEIKNSSDLDNDSASKNEEDLSFENSDIPSADSSSSRTNTDFDNAGFTQEEFASLLGKYDYNFKPGDLVKGTVFALEPKGAMIDIGAKTAAFMPVQEVSINRVEGLNDVLQPSESREFFIMSEENEDGQLALSIRRIEYQRAWERVRQLQKEDATIYSEVFATNRGGALVRVEGLRGFIPGSHISARKIKDDLEGEYLPLKFLEVDEERNRLVLSHRRALVEKKMNRLEVGEVVVGSVKGIKPYGAFIDIGGVSGLLHISEISHEHIETPHNVLNVNDQMKVMIIDLDSERGRISLSTKALEPEPGDMLTDPQKVFSKAEEMAAKYKQMLFEQTDENEDMPTATAETV